The proteins below come from a single Vibrio natriegens NBRC 15636 = ATCC 14048 = DSM 759 genomic window:
- a CDS encoding FecCD family ABC transporter permease, which produces MNNIKLTLLSSSLLIIAILSLIVGASDISISQISTTLLSGGEFDFTINQYRLPRIILAIGVGAGLGLSGMLVQGVIRNPLASPDLMGISAGAGLAATTLLVMFPQAPTHYLPLAALVGGFAAAGMILLVSYKIQPTAARLALIGIAISAFLSSFIDFLMVVHPIEINTAMVWLTGSLWGRNWEQVPFIWITLAIMVPFSCWLAWRLDVMGLGEDSATSLGIKPQRIKLLSLISAVILASVSVSVCGTISFVGLLAPHLARMLFGHNHKLLVPSAALLGALMVLVSDTLARGIHPPLELPAGVLTSLIGAPYFIFLLQRYKGW; this is translated from the coding sequence ATGAACAACATAAAACTCACTCTGCTCTCTTCTTCACTCCTGATTATCGCAATTCTAAGCCTGATTGTGGGAGCGTCTGATATTTCTATAAGTCAGATCTCAACGACCCTACTCAGCGGTGGAGAGTTTGACTTCACTATCAATCAATATCGTTTACCACGTATCATTCTCGCTATTGGCGTTGGAGCTGGTCTGGGTTTATCTGGCATGTTGGTACAAGGCGTGATCCGAAATCCGCTCGCATCGCCAGATTTAATGGGGATAAGTGCCGGCGCAGGGTTAGCAGCAACGACCTTGTTAGTGATGTTTCCGCAAGCCCCGACACACTACTTACCTCTAGCCGCTCTTGTCGGTGGCTTTGCTGCCGCCGGAATGATTCTGCTCGTCAGCTACAAAATACAGCCAACTGCGGCAAGACTGGCGTTAATCGGTATCGCGATCAGCGCGTTTCTATCCAGCTTTATTGATTTTTTGATGGTGGTACACCCGATAGAGATCAACACAGCCATGGTTTGGTTGACGGGTAGCTTGTGGGGAAGAAACTGGGAGCAAGTCCCTTTTATATGGATAACGCTCGCTATCATGGTTCCGTTTTCCTGCTGGTTAGCCTGGCGATTGGATGTAATGGGGCTGGGAGAAGATAGCGCGACCTCACTTGGTATTAAACCGCAGCGCATCAAATTACTCTCACTGATTAGTGCCGTTATTCTTGCCAGCGTCAGCGTGTCGGTATGTGGCACGATTAGCTTTGTTGGATTACTGGCACCGCATTTAGCAAGAATGCTATTTGGTCATAATCATAAATTGCTTGTGCCAAGCGCTGCCTTGCTTGGCGCTCTAATGGTATTGGTATCCGACACGTTAGCGAGGGGAATACACCCTCCTTTGGAACTTCCAGCCGGCGTATTAACGTCTTTAATTGGCGCACCATACTTTATTTTCTTACTGCAACGCTACAAGGGGTGGTGA
- a CDS encoding Lrp/AsnC family transcriptional regulator: MGDVSTLDSFDKKILELMQSNCRLASEVIAEQVGLSASAVQRRLKRLREEGAIQAEIAVVKSELSTHPMTFIAGIEIERDNYSVLNKFKRWAESQPSIQQVFYVTGNVDLMVVITAENTKSYDGFIEQIMEQFPQIRRVMTNVVLDTPKQSLYLPLE, encoded by the coding sequence ATGGGTGACGTTTCCACTCTGGATAGTTTCGATAAAAAGATTCTGGAACTGATGCAAAGCAACTGTCGTTTGGCGAGCGAGGTCATTGCCGAGCAAGTAGGGCTGTCTGCTTCTGCTGTACAGAGAAGATTAAAGCGGCTGCGGGAAGAGGGCGCAATCCAAGCCGAAATAGCTGTCGTTAAATCAGAGCTTTCTACGCACCCAATGACGTTTATTGCGGGTATTGAAATCGAAAGAGATAACTACTCAGTACTCAATAAATTCAAACGCTGGGCAGAGTCTCAACCTTCTATACAGCAGGTATTTTATGTTACAGGTAATGTCGATTTGATGGTTGTGATTACAGCGGAGAATACAAAAAGCTACGACGGGTTTATTGAGCAGATAATGGAGCAGTTCCCACAGATTCGCCGCGTCATGACCAACGTGGTACTAGATACACCAAAACAAAGTCTTTACCTGCCTCTTGAGTAG
- a CDS encoding YejL family protein codes for MPITSKYTDEQVENILAEVALVLEKHAASPELTLMIAGNIATNVLNQRVAASQRKAIAEKFAQALMSSLETPKTH; via the coding sequence ATGCCGATTACATCTAAATATACTGACGAACAAGTAGAGAACATTCTTGCGGAAGTCGCGTTAGTTCTTGAAAAACATGCAGCTTCACCTGAGTTAACACTAATGATTGCCGGAAATATCGCAACCAATGTCTTAAATCAACGAGTTGCCGCTTCACAACGTAAAGCGATTGCTGAAAAATTTGCTCAGGCACTGATGTCTTCATTAGAAACACCAAAAACACATTAA
- the fecE gene encoding Fe(3+) dicitrate ABC transporter ATP-binding protein FecE, translated as MIAANNLNVSYGDKIIIEALNLTLPKGKITALIGPNGCGKSTLLKTLARINMPTKGEVLLNGKALKSYRDKHLAQEMSLLPQVLETPEGITVKRLVEYGRSPYLSHWGKLGEHDKNMVASAMRETGVDDLAEQTVESLSGGQRQRAWIAMILAQDTNIVMLDEPTTYLDLSHQIELMKIMREMNNKGKTVIVVLHDLNQACRYCDHLVVLKKGQVVAQGTPHDVFTETLLKDVFSLDARVIQDPVANTPMCIAH; from the coding sequence ATGATAGCTGCAAATAATTTAAACGTTTCTTATGGTGACAAAATCATTATTGAAGCGCTCAATCTCACGCTACCTAAAGGCAAAATCACCGCTCTTATCGGTCCAAATGGATGTGGTAAATCAACCTTATTAAAAACACTGGCTCGAATTAATATGCCAACCAAAGGTGAGGTTTTGCTGAATGGAAAGGCATTGAAATCATACCGTGACAAACACCTGGCTCAAGAAATGTCTTTATTGCCTCAGGTGTTAGAAACGCCAGAGGGAATCACAGTAAAACGCCTGGTAGAATACGGTCGCTCACCCTACCTTTCACACTGGGGTAAGTTGGGCGAGCATGACAAGAACATGGTCGCGAGTGCAATGCGGGAAACAGGCGTAGATGACTTGGCAGAACAAACGGTTGAATCGCTATCCGGAGGACAAAGACAAAGAGCCTGGATAGCCATGATTCTGGCGCAAGACACCAATATTGTGATGCTGGATGAGCCCACGACCTACCTGGACCTTTCGCACCAGATTGAGCTGATGAAGATCATGCGTGAGATGAACAACAAAGGAAAAACGGTGATCGTTGTATTACACGACTTGAATCAGGCATGTCGCTACTGTGATCACTTAGTTGTCCTCAAAAAAGGACAGGTCGTAGCCCAAGGCACACCGCACGATGTTTTTACTGAAACTCTGCTTAAAGACGTATTTTCACTCGATGCGCGAGTCATTCAGGATCCTGTCGCTAATACCCCGATGTGCATTGCCCACTAA
- a CDS encoding TonB-dependent siderophore receptor, with protein MRFAVNTITQSLLITMGLSSVVFAGENTTAEVASVDESMVVFGQQNSYLNPRVTTATKTDIDPLDTPQTVNVINQQFLQDIRATTLDDAYGYTTGLTRSNVDADGFTLRGMPADLNTIQVNGLPGLASRFGSPTTANVERVEVLKGPASIMYGQIQPGGMVNIITKKPQDTASFSYDVSATTYATSVSDFGDDNGFTGTIDATGPLNASKTWMYRLIISGENADSYRDDVDQQNYYLFPTLTYRPSELTELTFGLELQSEHRVADDGLVALNNDIDQVASIDTHYQSSDDTDEDEGLVAFASYNTMLINGFDLTVDWRSVWHEDTRDLHETRDVVDSTSLVKVRDRDQVNKREYHFVDVRTTGSLWTGDVEHQLLFGGNIGLEKRDFLRETYATTTVDFTNPQDVTERDQSAYKVDHRITDYTNYGLYLQDTVYLTEKWTVMGGLRYMRQDVDFDYVSKSTDDTQSTDAFVSQAGIVYKIIDGTSLYTSYGESFNPNSVEKKDVNDDAFDPEEGRQYEVGVKTDLLSNNSKLTIAYFDIEKSNVVEKNSSGDYELLGEVRSKGVETELLMKPLENWQVKLGYAYVDSEISENPDASIQGSRTPMTAYHDAYFWTKYNFPYQIAGGVVGTTLGANYEGARYTSEDPSDRVELPAYMTVDVGVHYEVKDYRLSLNVANLLDEEYYVGGTDSHRLYLGDPRNVTLSVSGKF; from the coding sequence ATGAGATTTGCTGTAAACACAATCACCCAGAGTTTATTAATTACAATGGGGCTTAGCTCCGTTGTTTTCGCCGGAGAAAATACTACCGCAGAGGTAGCAAGTGTGGATGAGAGTATGGTGGTTTTTGGCCAGCAAAACTCGTACTTGAACCCTAGAGTAACGACCGCAACCAAAACGGATATTGACCCGTTAGACACGCCACAAACGGTTAACGTCATCAACCAGCAGTTCTTGCAGGATATCCGAGCGACGACATTGGATGATGCCTATGGATACACCACGGGTTTAACCCGCTCTAATGTCGATGCCGACGGTTTTACGCTGCGTGGTATGCCAGCCGATCTTAATACCATTCAAGTTAACGGCCTACCGGGTCTTGCCTCTCGATTTGGATCGCCGACAACAGCAAACGTAGAAAGAGTAGAAGTTCTCAAAGGTCCTGCTTCTATCATGTATGGTCAAATCCAGCCCGGTGGTATGGTCAATATTATTACTAAGAAGCCGCAAGATACCGCCTCGTTTAGCTATGATGTGTCGGCGACAACATACGCGACCAGCGTGAGCGATTTCGGCGACGATAACGGGTTTACCGGGACAATTGATGCCACCGGGCCGCTAAATGCAAGCAAAACCTGGATGTATCGCCTGATTATCAGTGGCGAAAACGCAGACTCATACCGTGACGATGTTGACCAGCAGAATTACTACTTATTCCCGACACTGACTTATCGTCCATCGGAATTAACCGAACTTACCTTTGGTTTGGAACTTCAGTCAGAACATCGTGTTGCTGACGACGGGCTGGTGGCACTGAACAATGATATCGACCAGGTGGCTTCCATTGATACGCACTACCAGTCGTCTGATGATACGGACGAAGATGAAGGGCTGGTTGCGTTTGCCAGTTACAACACCATGCTGATTAATGGTTTCGACCTGACTGTCGATTGGCGTAGTGTGTGGCATGAGGACACTCGTGATCTTCATGAAACCAGAGATGTGGTTGACTCGACCAGCTTGGTTAAAGTACGCGACCGAGATCAAGTCAATAAGCGTGAATATCACTTCGTCGATGTTCGCACTACCGGCAGCCTCTGGACGGGTGACGTTGAACATCAGCTCCTTTTTGGCGGAAATATTGGTCTAGAGAAGCGAGATTTCCTGCGTGAAACTTACGCGACGACAACGGTAGATTTTACCAACCCACAAGACGTAACTGAACGAGATCAAAGCGCGTATAAAGTGGATCACCGTATTACTGATTACACAAACTATGGTTTATACCTGCAAGATACGGTGTACCTAACTGAGAAATGGACCGTGATGGGCGGACTACGCTACATGCGTCAAGATGTCGATTTCGATTATGTCAGCAAGTCGACGGATGACACTCAATCTACAGATGCCTTCGTTTCTCAGGCTGGGATCGTCTATAAAATTATCGATGGAACTTCTCTGTACACCAGTTATGGCGAAAGCTTTAATCCAAATAGTGTCGAAAAGAAAGATGTTAACGATGATGCTTTCGACCCAGAGGAAGGGCGTCAATACGAAGTCGGGGTGAAAACCGATTTGTTGAGCAACAACAGTAAGTTAACCATCGCATATTTTGATATCGAAAAATCCAATGTAGTAGAGAAAAACAGTAGTGGTGATTACGAATTGCTTGGTGAAGTGCGCAGTAAAGGTGTGGAAACCGAGCTACTGATGAAGCCGCTAGAGAACTGGCAGGTTAAGCTGGGGTATGCGTATGTAGATTCTGAAATTTCAGAGAATCCAGACGCGAGTATTCAAGGGAGCAGAACCCCTATGACGGCCTACCATGATGCTTACTTCTGGACGAAATATAACTTCCCTTACCAAATTGCTGGTGGTGTAGTGGGTACGACCCTGGGTGCCAACTATGAAGGTGCACGATACACCAGTGAGGACCCGTCTGATCGAGTTGAGCTTCCAGCTTACATGACCGTTGATGTCGGTGTTCACTATGAAGTAAAAGACTACCGTCTATCGCTGAATGTGGCTAACCTGCTTGATGAAGAGTATTACGTAGGCGGAACGGACAGCCATAGATTGTACCTGGGCGACCCGCGTAACGTTACCTTGAGTGTGTCAGGTAAATTTTAA
- a CDS encoding DUF3413 domain-containing protein, with protein sequence MVDSGNSYGERVSRLVGWGHWFAFFNIVASMLIGTRYITQSPWPETLLGQFYLAISWVGHFGFLVFALYLLVLFPLTFVLPSRKLFRLVAVIFATVGQTILLIDTQAYQSINLHLTPVVWELLFSDDKSVLSSDLQHLFVVMPFIFLIQLALSEWVWRKQRKLSHKHVGRPLAILFFLSFMTSHLVYIWADAYFYNPITSQRANFPLSYPMTAKSFMEKHGLLDREEYLKRLAENQGNVELVNYPLEKLEFNRRVNKLNVLMISVNNLRADALNEQEMPNLYGFAQENQNFRNHYSSSNDTYGAFGLFYGLPTSYASSIQAQGSSPVMLDVLKEQGYSFGLFSGNGFEDDLYSEIIFRNLNLAEKLDGQQTHTDKQSISDWNTWLVENAQQPWFSYIEVTAVDNFESIPSNTDEEMPASERFKKAYEFAVKSADNTVASIINELKETHLLTNTVVIITSNHGSEFNETNTNSWGANSNYSRYQLQVPMVIHWPGRLAGDFTHSTSHLDLSVTLLQDMLGVSSNPYDYSSGRNLFDESRRRWILAGDSRELALITNTQTTVIDKFGNYKLYDKDYKRLRDDSPKMPVLMQGLTELQRFYTKSN encoded by the coding sequence ATGGTAGACAGCGGAAACTCATACGGCGAACGTGTATCTCGACTGGTAGGTTGGGGACATTGGTTTGCATTCTTCAACATTGTTGCTTCAATGTTGATAGGCACACGCTATATTACTCAATCGCCTTGGCCTGAGACCTTGCTCGGTCAGTTTTACCTGGCAATCTCTTGGGTTGGCCATTTTGGCTTCCTTGTTTTCGCTCTTTACTTGCTGGTTCTATTCCCGTTGACGTTTGTCCTGCCATCTCGGAAGCTATTCCGCTTGGTGGCAGTGATATTTGCTACGGTCGGTCAGACTATTTTATTGATCGATACCCAAGCCTATCAGTCGATCAACTTACACCTGACCCCTGTGGTTTGGGAGCTTTTATTTAGTGATGATAAAAGCGTTTTAAGCTCAGATCTGCAACACCTGTTTGTTGTGATGCCATTCATCTTCCTGATCCAGCTTGCGCTTTCAGAGTGGGTGTGGCGAAAACAACGTAAACTTTCTCATAAACACGTTGGCCGCCCGCTGGCTATACTGTTCTTCTTGAGTTTTATGACCAGTCATTTGGTTTACATCTGGGCGGATGCTTATTTCTATAACCCAATTACCAGTCAACGCGCTAACTTCCCGCTTTCATACCCAATGACAGCGAAAAGCTTTATGGAAAAACACGGCTTATTGGATCGTGAAGAGTACCTAAAACGCTTAGCTGAAAACCAAGGTAATGTAGAACTGGTTAACTACCCGCTTGAAAAATTAGAGTTCAATCGCCGCGTAAACAAACTTAACGTTTTGATGATCAGCGTGAATAATTTGAGAGCGGATGCATTAAATGAACAAGAGATGCCAAACCTTTATGGGTTTGCGCAGGAAAATCAGAATTTCCGCAACCACTATAGTTCAAGCAATGACACCTATGGTGCATTCGGTTTGTTCTATGGTCTGCCAACCAGTTACGCTTCAAGCATTCAGGCACAAGGCTCTTCACCTGTCATGCTTGATGTCCTGAAAGAACAGGGTTACAGCTTTGGTTTATTCAGTGGCAATGGCTTTGAAGATGATCTTTATTCAGAGATCATTTTCAGAAACTTGAACTTGGCTGAGAAACTAGACGGACAACAAACGCACACTGACAAACAGTCCATCTCCGATTGGAACACATGGCTGGTAGAGAATGCACAACAGCCTTGGTTTAGCTACATCGAAGTTACCGCAGTTGATAACTTTGAATCGATTCCTTCAAATACAGATGAAGAAATGCCAGCCAGCGAACGATTCAAAAAAGCGTACGAGTTTGCGGTTAAATCAGCGGATAATACCGTTGCCAGCATTATTAACGAATTAAAAGAAACGCACTTACTCACAAACACCGTGGTTATCATCACTTCAAATCACGGCAGTGAGTTCAACGAAACCAACACCAATAGTTGGGGTGCGAACAGCAACTACAGCCGATATCAACTGCAGGTACCAATGGTGATTCATTGGCCAGGCAGACTTGCAGGTGATTTTACTCATAGCACCAGCCACTTGGACCTTTCGGTCACGTTGCTTCAAGACATGCTTGGGGTTTCATCGAACCCTTATGATTACAGTAGTGGCCGCAACTTATTCGATGAAAGTCGTCGACGCTGGATATTGGCCGGAGACTCAAGAGAATTAGCGTTAATCACCAATACGCAAACCACGGTTATCGATAAGTTTGGTAACTACAAGCTGTACGACAAAGACTACAAGCGTCTGCGTGATGACAGCCCTAAAATGCCGGTGCTAATGCAGGGTTTAACGGAGTTACAGCGCTTTTATACCAAGAGCAATTAA
- a CDS encoding trans-sulfuration enzyme family protein, with amino-acid sequence MHNDDFKFVLPPESIDSQALATETLAPETLAPETLAVHAAVRPDPQTKAIAPNIVMSVNHSFLPNDGAFSAQGMQDLADAPFLYAGWTNPTVRLLEERLAILEQAEDGLATASGMAAITAVFMSLLKAGDHLVISDVCYAAVFEFAIQVLPQFGIEVSAVDTTCTTNVQKALRENTKLVHIETPCNPLLRLSDIKALSSLLKSRGILLSADSTFSTPVITRPLDLGADLVVHSLTKFINGHGDVLGGCVLGSKALISKLRSVAGVYFGASLSPQSAWLIMRGMETIYPRMKTLCESAHAIANWLENNPNVQRVLYPGLESHQQFSLAKRQMAFFGGIIAFQVEDIELIEQRFAHESKMFYYAYSIGHQRSLAVVLKTDDLDKSTYRFSPEQKANFCRDAGKGVVRLSIGLESPVDLIRDLSHLLR; translated from the coding sequence ATGCATAACGATGATTTCAAATTTGTATTGCCTCCAGAGTCTATTGACTCTCAAGCATTGGCTACTGAAACCTTGGCTCCTGAAACCCTAGCTCCTGAAACTCTGGCGGTTCATGCCGCTGTTCGACCTGACCCTCAAACAAAAGCCATCGCACCGAATATCGTGATGTCGGTAAATCACAGCTTTTTACCCAATGACGGGGCTTTTTCCGCACAAGGTATGCAAGACCTCGCCGACGCACCTTTCCTGTACGCAGGTTGGACAAACCCAACGGTTCGTTTACTCGAAGAACGTTTGGCCATTTTAGAACAGGCGGAAGATGGACTCGCAACAGCAAGCGGAATGGCAGCTATCACAGCGGTCTTCATGTCACTACTGAAAGCAGGAGATCATCTTGTTATCAGCGATGTTTGCTACGCCGCCGTTTTTGAGTTCGCTATCCAAGTTTTGCCTCAATTTGGAATTGAGGTTTCAGCAGTTGACACCACATGCACTACTAATGTGCAAAAGGCTCTACGCGAAAACACCAAGTTGGTGCATATAGAGACACCATGTAACCCTCTATTAAGGCTCTCTGATATAAAAGCGCTCTCTTCATTGCTTAAAAGCCGGGGGATCTTACTGAGTGCAGATTCGACGTTTTCAACACCGGTTATTACCCGACCACTTGATCTTGGAGCAGATTTGGTCGTTCACTCTTTAACCAAATTCATTAACGGCCATGGCGATGTTCTCGGTGGGTGTGTTTTAGGCTCGAAAGCCTTAATTAGCAAGCTTAGAAGCGTTGCTGGCGTCTATTTTGGTGCATCTTTGAGCCCACAGAGTGCGTGGTTAATTATGCGGGGAATGGAGACTATTTATCCACGTATGAAAACACTGTGTGAGTCGGCTCACGCCATTGCGAATTGGTTAGAAAATAACCCAAATGTACAAAGGGTTTTATATCCCGGTCTTGAGTCACACCAACAATTTTCACTAGCTAAACGGCAAATGGCATTTTTTGGCGGCATTATTGCATTCCAAGTAGAGGACATCGAACTGATTGAGCAACGATTTGCGCATGAGTCGAAGATGTTTTATTACGCATATTCGATTGGACATCAGCGAAGCTTAGCGGTGGTGTTGAAAACTGATGATTTGGACAAGTCTACTTATCGATTTAGCCCAGAACAAAAAGCGAACTTTTGCCGCGATGCGGGTAAGGGAGTCGTGCGGCTTTCAATCGGTCTTGAGTCTCCGGTCGATTTAATTCGGGACTTGAGTCACCTTCTTAGATGA
- a CDS encoding Fe(3+) dicitrate ABC transporter substrate-binding protein, with the protein MALIRLLTSLLVLCACTVQAASRPETNVPTDSAPKRIVVLEYSFVDALAVIGISPVGVADDKDPTRIIPQVRDLIEPWTSVGMRSQPNLEVIAQLKPDLIIADSYRHKISLHDLSQIAPTILLKSRGETYQEGLESALAIGKAVGKEQEMKARLAKHRELMASYKGKFKANGTVQFANVNERGMWMHGPLSYTGSLLSYLGLQPALPDLKQSHLMEANLEVLLKVNPDWLFYSKRAGYAVLDNWHKSPLFKLLKINKTGQEIQVSPELWSLNRGILAAESIAKELDTIIEKTST; encoded by the coding sequence ATGGCACTCATACGCTTATTAACTAGTTTGCTTGTACTGTGCGCTTGCACGGTACAAGCCGCCTCTAGGCCAGAAACTAATGTACCAACAGATTCTGCACCTAAAAGAATAGTCGTGTTGGAGTACTCTTTTGTTGATGCGTTGGCTGTCATTGGCATTTCACCTGTTGGCGTGGCTGACGACAAAGACCCGACCAGAATAATTCCACAGGTGAGGGATCTCATTGAGCCTTGGACTTCAGTCGGTATGCGTTCCCAGCCAAACTTGGAAGTCATCGCTCAGCTTAAGCCAGATTTAATTATTGCTGACAGCTATCGTCATAAAATTAGTCTGCATGATTTGTCTCAAATCGCTCCGACAATTTTGCTCAAAAGCAGAGGAGAAACCTATCAAGAAGGACTTGAGTCTGCCTTAGCGATTGGTAAAGCCGTCGGTAAAGAGCAGGAAATGAAAGCGCGTTTGGCCAAGCATCGTGAGCTCATGGCGTCTTACAAAGGCAAGTTTAAAGCTAACGGAACGGTACAGTTTGCCAACGTTAATGAAAGGGGCATGTGGATGCATGGCCCACTGTCTTATACCGGAAGTTTATTAAGTTACCTCGGCCTTCAGCCCGCGCTACCCGATCTCAAACAGAGCCATTTAATGGAAGCAAACCTAGAAGTTCTGCTGAAAGTAAATCCAGATTGGCTCTTTTACAGTAAAAGGGCGGGCTATGCGGTGTTAGATAATTGGCATAAGAGTCCGCTTTTTAAACTGTTAAAAATCAATAAAACTGGGCAAGAGATACAGGTGTCACCTGAGCTTTGGTCACTTAACAGAGGCATACTCGCCGCAGAGTCAATTGCTAAAGAGCTGGATACAATAATCGAAAAGACTTCGACTTAG
- a CDS encoding FecCD family ABC transporter permease, producing the protein MRIFSSTLYLWIPLILLTLVGSCYSLTVWSSFPLSVSHIYQYLFEFDPMSMEQQIIASIRMPRVLAGLLIGANLAVAGLMMQGLTRNPLASPSILGINAGAACLMALASIGVPFLETMPGVLIASIGSVLSGAVVLTLGGFFSAKSHPLKLVLAGIAINALLVGVTRAAVILADDKAYSIISWLAGSLSSVEWQQWNTLWPTSVLGLIVSLFVARQLNLLALGSDVATSLGINIRLTRALTYIAVVLLTASSVAIAGPIGFVGMLVPHIAKRFVGNDFITLIPASALLGAALIVWADALSRAIAFPAETPVGIITALIGTPCFVFLAMRSQSS; encoded by the coding sequence ATGCGAATTTTTTCCTCCACTCTTTATCTCTGGATACCATTGATTTTATTAACACTTGTAGGATCTTGTTATTCTCTTACCGTCTGGTCTAGTTTTCCGCTATCGGTCTCTCACATATACCAGTATCTGTTTGAATTTGATCCTATGAGTATGGAGCAACAAATCATTGCTTCGATTCGTATGCCCAGAGTGCTGGCTGGTCTTTTGATTGGCGCGAACCTAGCCGTCGCAGGGTTAATGATGCAGGGGTTGACCAGAAACCCTCTCGCTTCCCCTTCCATTTTAGGGATCAATGCAGGCGCAGCCTGTTTAATGGCGCTGGCAAGTATCGGCGTTCCCTTTTTAGAAACTATGCCGGGTGTATTAATAGCCTCAATTGGTAGCGTTCTCAGCGGCGCAGTTGTATTAACACTGGGTGGCTTCTTTTCTGCAAAGTCCCACCCTCTCAAGCTTGTGCTAGCAGGGATTGCCATCAATGCACTTCTTGTCGGTGTGACCAGAGCGGCGGTGATACTGGCCGATGATAAAGCGTATTCCATCATCAGTTGGCTGGCTGGGTCTCTTTCTTCTGTCGAATGGCAACAATGGAATACATTATGGCCAACCAGCGTATTAGGATTGATTGTGTCTCTTTTTGTCGCGAGACAGCTGAATCTCCTTGCGCTGGGTTCAGACGTTGCCACCAGCCTGGGAATAAATATTAGACTTACCAGAGCACTGACTTATATCGCCGTCGTTTTACTTACCGCCTCCAGCGTCGCAATCGCGGGGCCAATCGGCTTCGTTGGTATGCTCGTCCCTCATATTGCAAAAAGGTTTGTCGGTAACGACTTTATAACCCTCATTCCAGCGAGTGCATTACTTGGTGCTGCATTGATTGTTTGGGCTGATGCTTTGTCGCGAGCAATTGCTTTTCCTGCCGAAACTCCGGTTGGCATAATTACAGCCCTTATCGGAACGCCTTGCTTTGTGTTTTTAGCCATGAGAAGTCAATCTTCATGA
- the yejK gene encoding nucleoid-associated protein YejK, with amino-acid sequence MSLHLSNVILHQLCKNDQDELVVKLRPASLENDSSTENLVAELHRVFHSKAGKGFGSFQSDSEFQFWLQEMRKGERDFYDFSQISANRLKEELIKYPFADEGILVFAEYQSLATDYLFIGILPMNQSLKVTEGLDISATDYLDITKMDIAARIDLSSYDTDKESNRYLSYIKGRVGRKVADFFLDFLQADIGLDTKQQNLVLMQAVDDFCADSKLEKQEVNEYKKQVYDYCNEQIKSGEEVQVSELSGELPPSQDGTSFMDFTKEQGYELEESFPGDRATVRKLTKYVGAGGGLNISFDSLLLGERIFYDPETDTLTIKGTPPNLKDQLSRS; translated from the coding sequence ATGAGCCTTCATCTTTCAAACGTTATTCTGCATCAATTATGCAAAAACGATCAGGACGAACTGGTTGTTAAACTTCGTCCCGCATCACTAGAAAATGATTCGTCGACTGAAAACCTTGTCGCGGAACTTCATCGAGTGTTCCATTCTAAAGCTGGTAAAGGTTTTGGTTCTTTCCAGTCAGACAGCGAATTTCAGTTTTGGCTTCAAGAAATGCGCAAAGGTGAGCGAGATTTTTATGATTTCTCACAAATTAGTGCAAATCGACTGAAAGAAGAGTTAATTAAGTACCCATTCGCAGACGAAGGCATTTTGGTTTTCGCCGAGTATCAGAGCCTTGCGACGGATTATTTGTTCATTGGTATTTTGCCAATGAATCAAAGTCTGAAAGTAACGGAAGGTCTGGACATTAGTGCGACCGACTACTTAGACATTACGAAAATGGATATCGCAGCACGTATTGATTTGTCGAGCTACGACACTGACAAAGAGTCCAACCGTTATCTGTCGTACATTAAAGGTCGGGTAGGGCGTAAAGTAGCAGACTTTTTCCTCGACTTCCTTCAGGCAGATATTGGGTTAGATACAAAGCAACAAAACTTGGTATTGATGCAAGCCGTTGATGATTTTTGTGCTGATTCAAAGTTAGAAAAGCAGGAAGTAAACGAGTACAAAAAACAAGTTTACGACTACTGTAATGAGCAGATCAAATCCGGCGAAGAAGTGCAAGTCTCTGAGCTTTCGGGTGAATTACCACCTAGTCAGGATGGCACCAGCTTTATGGACTTCACTAAAGAGCAAGGTTACGAACTTGAAGAGTCATTCCCTGGTGATCGTGCAACGGTTCGTAAGTTAACTAAGTATGTTGGAGCGGGTGGTGGTTTAAACATCAGCTTTGACAGCTTACTTCTTGGTGAGCGTATTTTTTATGATCCAGAGACCGATACATTAACGATCAAAGGAACGCCACCGAACTTAAAAGATCAGTTGAGTCGCAGTTAA